One Chryseobacterium sp. StRB126 genomic region harbors:
- a CDS encoding lysophospholipid acyltransferase family protein yields MAKILNYLWRFWLLLLAFVLTITLGIPVYILSFSKKHYKYAYKFVRLWCFGMFYGMGFRYDLIKLSEQKKDKTKEYVFISNHTSIMDIMLTCILFPHHPICFVGKKELVKIPIFGTIYKRVCVMVDRASARSRADVYRRCAEKMEEGNSIAIFPEGGVPDDTSIILDDFKDGAFMLSSKHNSPIAVYTFIGLKEMFPFDSSKGYPGRVKVYFNGIIEPTDSPKDLKTEAYEKIKKTLIRYSVESK; encoded by the coding sequence GTGGCAAAAATTTTAAATTATCTCTGGAGATTCTGGCTTTTGTTATTAGCATTTGTTCTAACCATTACTCTTGGGATCCCCGTTTATATTTTATCTTTTAGTAAAAAGCATTATAAATACGCTTATAAATTCGTCCGTTTATGGTGTTTCGGCATGTTTTACGGCATGGGTTTCCGATATGATCTCATCAAGCTTTCTGAACAAAAAAAAGACAAAACGAAAGAGTATGTTTTCATTTCGAACCATACTTCGATTATGGATATTATGCTTACCTGCATTCTTTTTCCGCACCACCCAATTTGTTTTGTAGGAAAAAAAGAACTGGTTAAGATTCCTATTTTCGGAACTATTTATAAAAGGGTATGCGTAATGGTAGACAGAGCAAGCGCAAGAAGCCGTGCTGATGTATACCGCAGATGTGCTGAAAAAATGGAGGAAGGTAACAGCATTGCTATTTTCCCTGAAGGTGGCGTTCCGGATGATACTTCCATTATTCTGGATGACTTTAAAGACGGTGCATTTATGCTCTCCTCAAAACACAACTCTCCTATTGCTGTTTATACCTTTATTGGGCTTAAGGAAATGTTTCCTTTTGACAGCTCTAAAGGTTATCCTGGAAGAGTAAAAGTCTATTTCAATGGAATTATAGAACCCACTGATTCTCCAAAAGACTTAAAAACAGAGGCTTACGAGAAAATAAAAAAAACCTTAATCCGGTATTCCGTTGAAAGTAAATAG
- a CDS encoding GtrA family protein, translated as MKEILIRQKQVLFFIIAGGLSAIVEIGSFKIFSTYLPHFFAKETNFHGIHYPLSNIFSTSCGIISNYFLSIWFVFERGKHSKKKEFAYFMAVSFISTLLSLGFFQVFYSFIFKDNINLIFYTLSPEMISKIAAILLVSILNYSVKKKVIFNG; from the coding sequence ATGAAAGAAATACTTATACGCCAGAAACAGGTTTTGTTCTTCATTATAGCCGGAGGACTAAGTGCTATTGTTGAGATTGGCAGCTTCAAAATATTCAGCACCTACCTACCTCACTTCTTTGCTAAAGAAACTAACTTTCATGGTATACATTATCCTTTGAGCAATATTTTTTCTACAAGCTGCGGGATTATCAGCAACTACTTTCTGAGCATCTGGTTTGTTTTTGAAAGAGGAAAACACTCGAAGAAAAAAGAGTTTGCTTATTTCATGGCAGTATCATTTATCTCCACATTATTAAGTCTTGGTTTTTTTCAGGTATTTTACAGTTTCATATTTAAAGATAATATCAATTTAATTTTTTATACCTTGAGTCCGGAAATGATAAGTAAGATTGCAGCAATCCTGCTGGTTTCCATTCTTAATTATTCGGTAAAAAAGAAAGTAATTTTTAACGGTTAA
- a CDS encoding BadF/BadG/BcrA/BcrD ATPase family protein, protein MVAIVDSGSTKSDWVILDDFKKVFLKTETIGFNPNFINRELITPEIQKNSNLMLVKNSITKVFFYGSGCGVEKNREIIEAEIKKVFGKAEIIVKEDLMAAAYAAYKGKPAIVCILGTGSNSCYFDGENLKIELPSLGFLIGDEGSGSAIGKQLVRRYFMKKLPADLHSEFEADYQLTIEDALKNMYHAPRPNAYLADFNKFVVERKDHPYFMNMVSEEMKSFFEYQVIPYQEAHDAEINFIGSIAYYYENILRAVAEELNLNVGHVVQKPIESLVDYHIKYIL, encoded by the coding sequence ATGGTTGCTATTGTAGATAGTGGTTCTACTAAATCGGATTGGGTAATTCTTGATGACTTCAAAAAGGTTTTTCTTAAAACTGAAACCATCGGATTCAATCCAAATTTTATCAACAGAGAACTTATCACTCCCGAAATTCAGAAGAACAGCAACCTGATGTTGGTAAAGAATTCAATCACTAAAGTCTTTTTTTATGGTTCAGGATGTGGTGTGGAAAAAAACCGCGAAATCATAGAAGCTGAGATAAAAAAAGTATTTGGAAAGGCTGAAATCATTGTTAAAGAAGATCTCATGGCTGCTGCCTATGCTGCCTATAAAGGAAAACCTGCAATTGTTTGTATTTTAGGTACAGGATCAAATTCATGTTATTTTGATGGAGAAAATCTTAAGATTGAATTGCCATCCCTTGGATTTCTGATAGGAGACGAGGGTAGTGGTAGTGCGATCGGAAAGCAGTTAGTGCGTAGATATTTTATGAAAAAACTTCCTGCAGATCTTCACAGTGAATTTGAGGCAGATTATCAACTTACTATAGAAGATGCATTGAAAAATATGTATCACGCCCCAAGACCAAATGCTTATTTGGCTGATTTCAATAAATTTGTTGTCGAAAGAAAAGATCATCCTTATTTTATGAATATGGTTTCCGAAGAAATGAAAAGTTTCTTCGAATATCAGGTGATACCTTATCAGGAAGCTCATGATGCTGAAATCAATTTTATTGGCTCCATTGCTTATTATTATGAAAATATTTTACGCGCTGTAGCTGAAGAACTTAATTTAAATGTGGGACATGTAGTTCAGAAACCAATTGAAAGCTTAGTAGATTACCACATTAAATATATACTCTAA
- a CDS encoding NADP-dependent malic enzyme, producing MSSNNNRDEKNFSQAALDYHKAEPKGKIEVIPSKPHSSQRDLSLAYSPGVAVPCMEIHNKPETVYDYTGKGNLVAVISNGTAVLGLGDIGAEASKPVMEGKGLLFKIFADINVFDIEIDEKDPDKFIEIVKGIAPTFGGINLEDIKAPEAFYIEQRLKEELNIPLMHDDQHGTAIISAAALINSLQIANKDIDKVKMVVNGAGAAAIACTKLYISLGLKKENVLMCDSKGVINHKRENLTPEKLDFIAQTDIETLEDAVKGSDVFVGLSKGNVMTPEMLLSMSENPIVFALANPDPEIAYDLALSTRKDVIMATGRSDFPNQVNNVLGFPYIFRGALDVQATGINEEMKLAAVHAIADLAKEPVPEAVILAYNVQNLQFGREYFIPKPFDNRLITKVSSAVAKAAIESGVARKTITDFEEYEHQLLDRMGRDERLVRMMQSRAKSNPKRITLGNAEEYNVLKAAQILYEEGIAYPSLLGDKQYIKEQMERYGINLDIPIIDPSDDDQKENRKKYRETLWKLRQRKGMNEYKAKRYVRQRDYFGPLMLKHGDTDGLIVGFSKNYTSVLRPVLEVIEKDKGVDKVAAMMMILSEKKPIFFADTSINQNPTAEDLVNIAKMAEFTVKSFAIEPRIAMLGFENFAAISETSKKVAKAVSTLHEKYPKMIVDGEIQPDFAMNADHLSDYPFSKLGTTPANTFIFPNLESANLSYKILRGMKVAQVIGPILMGLKQPVHVLQMRSSVDEIVNLATIAVLDAQRREKKS from the coding sequence ATGTCAAGTAACAACAATCGCGACGAAAAGAATTTTAGTCAGGCCGCGTTAGATTATCATAAAGCAGAACCCAAAGGGAAAATTGAAGTTATACCATCCAAGCCCCACTCATCTCAAAGAGATTTATCATTGGCTTATTCTCCCGGAGTAGCGGTTCCTTGTATGGAAATCCACAATAAGCCTGAAACAGTCTACGATTACACAGGAAAAGGAAACCTTGTAGCTGTAATTTCTAACGGTACTGCTGTACTTGGATTAGGAGATATTGGTGCAGAAGCATCAAAACCGGTAATGGAAGGGAAAGGACTTTTATTCAAAATTTTTGCTGATATTAATGTTTTTGATATTGAGATTGATGAAAAAGATCCGGATAAATTCATTGAAATTGTAAAAGGAATTGCTCCCACATTCGGAGGGATTAACCTTGAAGATATTAAAGCTCCTGAAGCATTTTATATAGAGCAAAGATTAAAAGAGGAATTGAATATTCCTTTGATGCACGATGACCAGCACGGAACCGCAATTATTTCTGCTGCTGCATTAATCAACTCATTACAGATTGCCAATAAAGATATTGATAAAGTGAAAATGGTAGTGAATGGGGCCGGAGCAGCAGCCATTGCCTGTACCAAACTTTATATTTCATTAGGACTGAAAAAAGAAAATGTTCTGATGTGTGACAGTAAAGGGGTAATTAACCATAAGAGAGAAAACCTTACTCCTGAAAAATTAGATTTCATCGCTCAGACAGATATTGAAACATTGGAAGATGCTGTAAAAGGTTCTGATGTTTTTGTAGGATTATCCAAAGGAAATGTGATGACTCCTGAAATGTTATTAAGCATGAGTGAAAACCCTATCGTATTTGCTTTAGCGAATCCGGATCCTGAAATTGCTTATGATCTGGCTCTTTCAACCCGTAAAGACGTTATCATGGCGACGGGAAGAAGTGATTTTCCTAACCAGGTAAACAATGTATTAGGATTCCCTTACATTTTCCGTGGCGCATTAGATGTTCAGGCTACAGGAATTAATGAAGAAATGAAGCTTGCGGCAGTACATGCAATTGCTGATCTTGCGAAAGAACCGGTGCCGGAAGCCGTAATTCTTGCTTATAACGTTCAGAACCTGCAGTTTGGAAGAGAATATTTCATTCCAAAGCCATTTGATAACAGATTGATTACAAAAGTATCAAGTGCTGTTGCGAAAGCTGCTATTGAAAGTGGTGTAGCAAGAAAAACTATTACGGACTTTGAAGAGTATGAGCATCAGCTTCTAGACAGAATGGGCAGAGACGAAAGATTGGTAAGAATGATGCAGAGCCGTGCAAAATCCAATCCGAAGAGAATTACCCTTGGAAATGCTGAAGAATATAATGTATTAAAGGCAGCTCAGATTCTTTACGAAGAAGGAATTGCTTACCCAAGTCTTTTAGGTGATAAACAATACATCAAGGAACAGATGGAACGTTACGGGATCAACCTGGATATTCCAATCATTGATCCAAGTGATGATGATCAGAAAGAAAACAGAAAGAAATACAGAGAAACACTTTGGAAACTTCGTCAGAGAAAAGGAATGAACGAGTACAAAGCTAAGAGATATGTTCGTCAGAGAGATTATTTCGGCCCTTTAATGCTGAAACATGGAGATACTGATGGTCTTATCGTAGGATTCTCTAAAAATTATACTTCCGTATTACGTCCTGTTTTAGAAGTGATTGAAAAAGATAAAGGAGTAGATAAAGTTGCAGCAATGATGATGATTCTGTCTGAAAAGAAACCTATCTTCTTCGCAGATACATCTATCAATCAAAATCCTACGGCTGAAGATCTTGTGAATATTGCTAAAATGGCAGAATTTACAGTAAAATCTTTTGCTATTGAGCCTAGAATTGCAATGCTTGGATTCGAAAACTTTGCTGCAATTTCTGAAACTTCTAAAAAAGTAGCAAAAGCGGTAAGTACTCTTCATGAGAAATATCCTAAGATGATTGTTGATGGTGAAATTCAGCCGGATTTCGCAATGAACGCAGATCACCTGAGTGATTATCCTTTCTCAAAATTAGGAACAACACCAGCCAACACATTCATTTTCCCGAATCTCGAAAGCGCCAACCTTTCTTACAAAATTCTGAGAGGAATGAAAGTTGCACAAGTGATTGGGCCAATCCTTATGGGATTAAAACAACCGGTTCACGTTCTTCAGATGCGTTCAAGCGTAGATGAGATTGTAAACCTTGCAACTATTGCCGTTCTTGACGCGCAGAGAAGAGAAAAGAAATCATAA
- a CDS encoding carbohydrate porin, translated as MKKETFAKSGCLLLLMMASQYSAQKINFKSHELSSNGYLRTGFGWSDGGQMVNFTTPDNMHKFRMGNEANHYAELQFNYRYKNKDSVNLYEVTYMMAKFIPFGSDDYKQFPETTQLYGKINKVIKNANIWVGKRYYDRRNVEMLDYFWINSAQNSQIGIGLENYQVKNSGNMNLAFMRFKYGNNDSHSYVTDFRYLDIPVSGHSKVNLLGQYSIKTENDITNIPKSTGYAVGGWWTYSKKNISNTSTIIFRKGSSITESAYSGKTISENIGNKIMYNLDKANSIDVINNFVYDDQRRHAIQASLTYQYRYFGGGNTDGNEMIIDNNVSKNWFSVGFRYLYYINKHFNLALEAGNDYMRNNRSGVEGSLQKVTFSPQISWNYGYYSRPVLRPFITYAHWSDSFIGNTGVSDFNTRLINKNNGISFGLQLEIWW; from the coding sequence ATGAAAAAAGAAACATTTGCCAAATCGGGATGCCTGCTACTTCTCATGATGGCATCTCAGTATTCTGCACAAAAAATTAATTTTAAATCCCATGAGTTGTCTTCCAATGGTTACTTAAGAACAGGATTCGGTTGGTCAGATGGGGGACAGATGGTCAATTTTACGACTCCTGATAATATGCATAAATTTAGAATGGGGAATGAAGCCAATCATTATGCAGAACTTCAGTTTAATTACCGATACAAAAATAAAGATTCTGTAAATCTGTATGAAGTTACTTATATGATGGCAAAGTTTATTCCCTTTGGAAGTGATGACTATAAGCAGTTTCCGGAGACGACCCAGCTTTATGGTAAGATAAACAAAGTCATAAAAAATGCCAATATATGGGTTGGAAAGAGATATTATGATCGCAGAAACGTAGAAATGCTTGATTATTTTTGGATCAATTCTGCTCAAAATTCTCAAATAGGTATAGGGCTGGAAAATTATCAGGTCAAAAATTCAGGGAATATGAATCTTGCATTCATGAGATTTAAATATGGAAATAATGATTCTCATTCCTATGTAACAGACTTCAGATACCTGGATATTCCAGTTTCAGGACATTCTAAGGTTAATCTTTTAGGACAATATAGCATTAAAACCGAAAATGATATTACCAATATTCCCAAATCTACAGGATATGCAGTGGGTGGATGGTGGACTTACTCTAAAAAAAACATCAGTAATACTTCTACAATCATATTCAGAAAAGGAAGTTCAATCACAGAAAGCGCCTATTCAGGAAAGACAATATCAGAAAATATAGGAAATAAGATAATGTATAATCTTGATAAAGCCAATTCTATTGATGTGATTAATAATTTTGTTTATGACGATCAAAGAAGACATGCGATACAGGCATCACTCACATATCAATACAGGTATTTTGGAGGCGGTAATACGGACGGAAATGAGATGATTATTGATAATAACGTGTCAAAAAATTGGTTTAGCGTAGGCTTTCGTTATCTATATTATATCAACAAACATTTTAATCTGGCATTAGAGGCTGGAAATGATTATATGAGAAATAATAGATCGGGAGTAGAAGGAAGTTTGCAAAAAGTCACATTTTCCCCTCAGATTTCCTGGAATTATGGTTACTATTCCAGACCCGTTTTAAGGCCATTTATTACCTATGCACACTGGTCTGACAGTTTTATAGGAAATACCGGAGTATCCGATTTTAATACCAGACTTATCAATAAGAATAATGGGATATCATTTGGACTCCAGCTTGAAATATGGTGGTAA
- the ruvA gene encoding Holliday junction branch migration protein RuvA, whose amino-acid sequence MIFSLQGTVQELTPTYAVINVQGIGYYVGISLMTSQTLVLSQPTFLFIQQIIREDAHLLFGFNTRSEKEMFNLLISVNGVGAVSALILLSTLSLDEIASAVLSKNSALIQKAKGIGAKTAERIIVDLKDKVQKFSGTAENISVLVDNKIKEESLSALEVLGIPKRMSEKIADRILKQNPDISVEELVKQILKNI is encoded by the coding sequence ATGATATTTTCTTTACAAGGCACTGTTCAAGAACTTACGCCTACTTACGCGGTAATTAATGTACAAGGAATTGGTTACTACGTGGGAATCAGTTTAATGACCTCACAAACGCTGGTTTTGAGCCAGCCAACCTTTCTATTTATTCAGCAGATCATTCGTGAGGATGCTCATCTTCTCTTTGGATTTAATACTCGTTCAGAAAAAGAAATGTTTAATCTGTTAATAAGTGTTAATGGTGTGGGAGCGGTTTCTGCTCTTATTCTATTATCAACATTGAGTCTTGACGAGATCGCTTCTGCAGTACTTTCGAAGAATAGTGCGCTTATCCAGAAGGCTAAAGGTATTGGTGCAAAAACAGCTGAAAGAATTATCGTTGATCTTAAAGATAAAGTACAGAAATTCAGTGGTACGGCTGAGAATATTTCTGTGCTGGTGGATAATAAAATCAAGGAAGAATCGTTATCTGCATTAGAAGTTTTGGGAATTCCTAAGCGGATGAGTGAAAAAATTGCAGACAGAATATTGAAGCAAAATCCAGACATCTCGGTTGAAGAATTGGTTAAACAAATTTTAAAAAACATTTAA